The Streptomyces sp. ALI-76-A nucleotide sequence GGAGGACGTACCGGGCGAGGACGAGATCCGGGACGTACTGGACCGTCTGGGCCTGGAACCCTGGGACATCACGCGCACCCAGGAGGCCGTCGCCAAGGAACTCGGCCTCAAGGCGTGGCCGCGGGACGCGAGCGCGCGGGACCGCTGGATCGAGGCACTCGCCGCGCATCCGAAGCTGATCCAGCGGCCGATCATCACGGCGGACGACGGAACGGCGGTGGTGGCCCGGACCGACGAGGCCGTACGGGACGCCTTGTCCCGTTAGCCCCCAGGCCGGAGGAGGGAGCCAGGGCGGTCGCCCCCAGTACCGGTAGCCCCGACTCCCGTGTGACGCAGGTAACTTCAGTGACTCCTGTCACCACTGAGCAGCATCGTTCGGTATCTCGTACATAGCGGCGTACGCTCCCCGACCACTCAGGAGTCGCGCATGTCGCGCAGGAGAACCCTCGGTACGAAGAAGAAGATCGCGCTGCTGGTCAGCGCGGCGGCGGTGGCGGGAGGCGGTGCCTTCGTCATGGCGAGCACCTCGAACGCCGCGGGTCCGCAGTCCGCGGCGGAGTCGACCGTCTGTCAGGGACTCGCCACCGCCCTCGGCAACAACCAGAAGTTCATCGCCGACCAACGGGCCGCTCCGGACGCGCAGTCCGCGGCCAGGGTCGCCAACCGCGAGGCGGTCATCGCGCAGATCGAGCGCCAGCAGGAGGCGTCCGGGTGCGTCGTCGGGGAGTCGGCTCAGGACTCCCAGGCGGCACAGCCCCCGCAGACCGCCCAGCCCTCGCAGACCGCCCAGCCTCCCCAGGCCGCGCAGCCCGCGCCGAGCGCCCCCGCCGCCTCGCCGCCCCCCGCGGCGGGAGGCGGCGCGGCCACCGGGCAGCAGGTGTGCAACGGCTCGACCATCACCCTGTCCGGTGAGGGCGGCGCCCCGGCCGCGTCCAGCAACCAGTTCCCGGCGGGCACCAGGCTGAAGGTCACCAACCTGGACAACAACAAGTCCACGACGGTGGAGGTCACCTCGGTCTCCGGCAGCTGCGCACTGCTGAACAACGCGGCCTTCGAACAGGTGCGTGAGCCCGGCAAGTTCCTGATCCGCCGGGCCGTGATCGAGAAGGTGGGGTGACGCCGTTCGCGTAGGAACCCGCTGAGGCGACGGCCCGTCCGGAGGGCGCGGCGTGCGGCGGCGTGTGGGGACACGTCCGGCAGGACCGCTGTCCCGGTACGCGGCAGCTGCTCACCCGCCCCGGGCCGTCACCTCGTACGTGTCACAGGTTCGGCTGTTCGCGGCCACGAACAGCCGAACCGGCATGTCCGGGGCCCGTGGCGCCCGCGGGGTCCTGCCCCCGCGCCGGCCCCTCACGCACATCGCATACGAGCCGTCGTGCGCGCACACGCGAGCCCGCGTCCGTGAGCGCGGACAGCGGACTCCCGGCCCGTGGCGGCGCCCTCACACAGTGAATCGCGACACAGCACCACCAGGTAACACCGGGTTCACATTCGGGCAATGATCGGGAAATCGCCTGTTGGCAGGCTGCCGGGCATCCACCGCGGCGCCCCAGTGCCGTAGCGCCGCAGCACCCGCACGTGCGTCTGACCCACCCCCGAAGGAAGTGGCCCGTGACCTTCAAGGCTGAGTACATCTGGATCGACGGCACCCAGCCGACCGCCAAGCTCCGCTCCAAGACGAAGATCCTGGCGGACGACGCCAAGGGTGCCGAGCTGGGAATCTGGGGCTTCGACGGGTCCTCCACGAACCAGGCCGAGGGGCACTCCTCGGACCGTGTCCTCAAGCCGGTCTTCTCCTGCCCGGACCCGATCCGCGGCGGCGACGACATCCTCGTGCTGTGCGAGGTCCTCAACATCGACATGACGCCGCACGAGTCCAACACCCGTGCCGCGCTGACCGAGGTCGCCGAGAAGTTCGCCGCGCAGGAGCCCATCTTCGGCATCGAGCAGGAGTACACGTTCTTCAAGGACGGCTACCCGCTCGGCTTCCCCAAGGGCGGCTTCCCGGCCCCGCAGGGCGGCTACTACTGCGGTGTCGGCGCCGACGAGATCTTCGGCCGTGACATCGTCGAGGCGCACCTCGACAACTGCCTCAAGGCGGGCCTCGCCATCTCCGGCATCAACGCCGAGGTCATGCCCGGCCAGTGGGAGTTCCAGGTCGGCCCGGTCTCCCCGCTGGAGGTCTCCGACCACCTGTGGGTGGCCCGCTGGCTGCTCTACCGCACCGCCGAGGACTTCGGCGTCGCCGCCACCCTGGACCCGAAGCCGGTCAAGGGCGACTGGAACGGCGCCGGCGCGCACACCAACTTCTCCACCAAGGCGATGCGCGAGACGTACGAGGCGATCATCACCGCCGCCGAGTCGCTCGGTGAGGGCTCCAAGCCGCTCGACCACGTCAAGAACTACGGCGCCGGCATCGACGACCGCCTGACCGGTCTGCACGAGACCGCCCCGTGGAACGAGTACAGCTACGGCGTCTCCAACCGTGGCGCCTCGGTCCGCATCCCGTGGCAGGTCGAGAAGGACGGCAAGGGCTACATCGAGGACCGCCGCCCGAACGCCAACGTGGACCCGTACCTGGTGACGCGGCTGATCGTCGACACCTGCTGCACCGCGCTGGAGAAGGCCGGACAGGTCTGATCCGTCCAGCCGCTTCTTCCGAGGGGGCGCCCGCCATACCGGCGGGCGCCCCCTCGCGTTGTCGGTGGGGCGTGTCATCGTGGGGACATGGAGATCGACGGGGACCCGGCCGGCCGTCTGGCCGTCAAGGTGCAGACGGAGAACTGGCAGACACACGCCCGGATTTCGGCGGCGCGGCTGCGGGAGCTGGTGGGCCGGATCGGGGGCGCCGGGGACCGCTTTCTGACCGTCCAGCGGATCCCCGACATCCCGGACGTGTTCGCCCAGGTGTGGCACGAGGAGGGCGGGGACTACCGGCTGGAGCACCGGCTCGGTGAGGACGGGTTCCACGGGGTGAACCTGACCGACCCCGGCCGGGTGGCCGGGCTCCTGACCGGCTGGGCGCTCCAGGAGGCCGGCTGGGACGCGGGCGTCGGGTGGGAGCCGGTCGACCTCGGACCGCGCGAGGAGGTCCCCGAACTGCCGGACGCGGTGCGGGAGAAGGTCGAGGCGCGGGTCCGGACGCGGCTGCGCGGCGGCTACGACAGCCGGCGGGAACTGGCCGGGCTCGCCGAGGAGTACCTGGCCGAGGGTGACCGGCGGCCGGTCTCCGGGGCCCAGGCCCGGCGGCTGGTGGACCGGCTGTGGCGGGAGCGGCTGGCCGAGCAGGAGACCTGGCGGGGTGTCACCGACCCCGAGCGGCTCACCCGCGCCTTCGAGGCGCTCGACGCGGCCGGCATCACGGCCCGGGAGCACTTCGCCTGCTGCCGCAGGTGCGGCATGGCCGAGATAGGCGCGGAGGGCGAGGGCGCGCGGGGCTTCGTCTTCTTCCACCAGCAGTCCACCGAGAGCGTGGCCGAAGGGCAAGGCCTGGCGCTCCACTACGGCGGCTTCGACGGCACGGACGGCACCACCACCAGCGTCGGACACGAGGTCGTCGCCGCGCTCCGCGCCGCCGGGCTGTCCGCCCAGTGGGACGGCCGCCCGGACACCGCCCTCTCGGTCACGGACCTGACCTGGCACAAACGCCTGGTGGGATGAGGCCGGCACCGTCGGCCGCACGCCAGGCAGGTGTCCGAGGTGTGAGAGGAGGGTCCTGGTGGCGGCCGGTGTCTGCTTCAATGGGGCCATGGTCGGCATCCAGAAGCACACCGCGACAGGTCGCCATGACCTCGAGCCCTTCTGGCCCTCCCGTCAGCACCACGACTTCGACCGGGTGTGTTGCCGCGCGATGAACGCGCCGGCCCTCTAAAGCCGTTCACCCCGGCCTTCGGCCGGCGCGAAAAGACGTAGGTCCTCGACGAGCCCGACCACGAAGCCGGGTCGTCGACCTCCCCGACCCGCCTCTCGCGCGAAAGAGCTGACGTCTCATGGCGACCACTCGTTCCCTCTCCACCGCCCCCCGCACCGGCTCGTCCGCCCCGGCCGACGGCTCCGCCCGGCACCGTCTGCGCGCCGTCGACCGGGACGAGGTGGTCGAGATCGCGGACTTCCTGCCGCCGGGTGCCACCTGGCTGCCCGCTCCCCCGCACACCCTGCCCACGCTGCCGGGCCGGCCGCCGATGGTCGGCTACCTGGTGCTCGTGCCGGCCGGCCAGCAGCCACCGTTCCCGCCGGCCGCGGTGCCCGGCCTGCCGCTCGCGGCGACCGCGCCGGAGACCGACGAGAAGGCCCTCGACCCGGTCGAGCCGCTCGTGCGGGTCGACACCGTGCGCCGTACCGCCGCCGTGGACGGGCGTGAACTGGACCTGACCTACCTGGAGTTCGAGCTCCTCGCGCACCTCGTCACGCACCCGCACCGGGTGCACACCCGCGACCAGCTGGTCGGCACGGTGTGGGGCTACGGACATGTGGGCGACGGCCGTACCGTCGACGTCCACATCGCCCGGCTGCGCCGCAAGCTGGGCTCCGAGCACCGACGGGCGATCCAGACGGTGCGGCGGGTCGGCTACAAGTACGCGCCGCCGGCCGGACACTGACCGTCTGCCGACAGCAGACCCCGGTTCCCGCCCGCGGCCGGACCGGGCAGAGTCGTCGGCATG carries:
- a CDS encoding arsenate reductase family protein; the protein is MEIWINPACSKCRSALSLLDAEGADYTVRRYLEDVPGEDEIRDVLDRLGLEPWDITRTQEAVAKELGLKAWPRDASARDRWIEALAAHPKLIQRPIITADDGTAVVARTDEAVRDALSR
- the glnII gene encoding glutamine synthetase, translated to MTFKAEYIWIDGTQPTAKLRSKTKILADDAKGAELGIWGFDGSSTNQAEGHSSDRVLKPVFSCPDPIRGGDDILVLCEVLNIDMTPHESNTRAALTEVAEKFAAQEPIFGIEQEYTFFKDGYPLGFPKGGFPAPQGGYYCGVGADEIFGRDIVEAHLDNCLKAGLAISGINAEVMPGQWEFQVGPVSPLEVSDHLWVARWLLYRTAEDFGVAATLDPKPVKGDWNGAGAHTNFSTKAMRETYEAIITAAESLGEGSKPLDHVKNYGAGIDDRLTGLHETAPWNEYSYGVSNRGASVRIPWQVEKDGKGYIEDRRPNANVDPYLVTRLIVDTCCTALEKAGQV
- a CDS encoding winged helix-turn-helix transcriptional regulator produces the protein MATTRSLSTAPRTGSSAPADGSARHRLRAVDRDEVVEIADFLPPGATWLPAPPHTLPTLPGRPPMVGYLVLVPAGQQPPFPPAAVPGLPLAATAPETDEKALDPVEPLVRVDTVRRTAAVDGRELDLTYLEFELLAHLVTHPHRVHTRDQLVGTVWGYGHVGDGRTVDVHIARLRRKLGSEHRRAIQTVRRVGYKYAPPAGH